The Candidatus Hydrogenedentota bacterium DNA segment ACTCTTAGGATATATATTGTCGCAGATGCGAAATCGCAATGCCAACCCGATCTGTGGCACGATGGGCGTAACCCGGTATACGCCGGATACAGGTCAAAGGGGGTGTAAATGTCTATCAACTCTGGATCGTCGAGGCTGGCGAGCGGCTCGAAGTCTCATAAGTACTTTTCTTTCAGTCTTTTAGTGATGATGTGCGCCATAACGGCACTAACCGTCTTCGTCACCGAAGCCCCCGTTATGGCCGCCCAGAAGGACGAAAGTGCCCCGGCAAAGGTGCATCCACGCAAGGTTCTTTTTCTCGGCAACAGCATTACCCTCCACGGCCCCAAAGAAGACATCGGTTGGACCGGCAACTGGGGCATGGCCGCCACCGCCGAAGAGAAAGACTACGTCCACCTTGTGACGAAAGCCCTCACGGACCGCTCCGGAGCCGCACCCGAAACCCTCGTCAAGAACATCGCCGACTTCGAGCGCCAGTACGCCACCTTCGATATCAATGCCGGACTCAAAGATGCGCTTGATTTCAAGGCCGACCTCGTCATTCTCGCGATTGGCGAAAACGTCGCCGAGTTGACGTCCCCCGACGTACAGACCAAGTTCAAGGACGCCTTCAAGAAGTTGATCGAGACTCTCCAAACCCGCAGCCACCCCAGGATTGTGGTCCGCAGTTGCTTCCCTCTCATGAAGGCCAAAGACGCCGCCCTCAAACAGGCCGCAGACGAAACCGGAGTCACCTACGTCGACCTGAGCCCCCTCACCCCTGACGAATCCAACTACGCCCGCTCCGAACGCACCATCGCCCACTCCGGCGTCGGCGGCCATCCCGGAGACAAAGGCATGCAGCGAATCGCGGAGGCGATACTGAAGGCGATTGAGTAAGACCGGCCCGCGATGTAACGGGGTTACGAATCTTGTGTTGTGGCAGGGTCTTCGGACCCTGTCATTCTTACGGACCGTGAGGTCTCCAGTCCCCGTGCTTCCGCCAGCATGAGGTTCTCAAGCGTTGCACTCACAGTCCGCGCTTCATCTGTGCCAGGCGCGACACAAGCCGTTCGCGTACCACATACAGTGCCACGAAATCTTGTGAATCGTGTTAATCCTGTCAGTTCTCCTCTTGTCCCTGCGCCCAATTACGTTCGTTCGCGACCATCATTCGCGGCATTTGCCATTTCGTGGTTCTCGCGGTAAGGCCGGCTGGCGGGACTCCTATCGCCGGCTGCCCGCGTTTCCGTACGGCGGCTTGCCCCAAATAGAGAAAACGAACCTGAGACATCCAAAATGGAATCGGCCGTGGTCGTGCGTTACCATGCCCGAAGGTCGCCAAGGGAGAAGGTCCCTTATCGGCGGCAAGACGGGCGTCACGGTTTCAGGGGGGCATTCACATGACGCGGAGTAATTCCGTCCGGAATGAGTTCGGCATTTTTGTTGCACTCTCACTTTTCACGTTCTTCGCTGTACACCTCGCCCGCGCCGAGGCACCTCCTCTGGAACCCTACTCCTCTCGCCCGGCAGACGCCGAGACGGCGTTCGTCGCGCAATGGAAACAGTTCCTCTTGAGGCAAGGCGAGGCCAACGCGGATCGCTACCTTCCCGATCTCCCGTTCTCGTTCAAATGCGGTGAGCGAAGCA contains these protein-coding regions:
- a CDS encoding SGNH/GDSL hydrolase family protein, which encodes MCAITALTVFVTEAPVMAAQKDESAPAKVHPRKVLFLGNSITLHGPKEDIGWTGNWGMAATAEEKDYVHLVTKALTDRSGAAPETLVKNIADFERQYATFDINAGLKDALDFKADLVILAIGENVAELTSPDVQTKFKDAFKKLIETLQTRSHPRIVVRSCFPLMKAKDAALKQAADETGVTYVDLSPLTPDESNYARSERTIAHSGVGGHPGDKGMQRIAEAILKAIE